The following are encoded together in the Pseudomonas maumuensis genome:
- a CDS encoding curlin — MNALFPLLLCLALGGQAWADDLMDNADLAAGSDLGEPLVLRLLPSGAGQVAVIEQLGSGNRAALDQNGQALLGRIVQAGGAQEAYILQEGSDLTAVISQQGQGNDATIRQSGSGNSAAIEQIGNHNSATIDQRGTGLNSAVTQAGNGQQVHITQYR; from the coding sequence ATGAACGCCCTGTTTCCACTGCTGCTGTGCCTGGCCCTCGGGGGCCAGGCCTGGGCCGACGACCTGATGGACAACGCCGACCTTGCCGCCGGCAGCGACCTGGGCGAGCCACTGGTGCTGCGCCTGCTGCCAAGCGGCGCCGGCCAGGTCGCAGTGATCGAGCAACTGGGCAGCGGCAACCGTGCCGCCCTCGACCAGAACGGCCAGGCCCTGCTGGGCCGGATCGTCCAGGCCGGGGGCGCGCAGGAGGCTTACATCCTGCAGGAAGGTAGCGACCTGACGGCCGTTATCAGCCAGCAGGGCCAGGGCAACGACGCGACGATCCGCCAGAGCGGCAGCGGCAACAGCGCTGCCATCGAGCAGATCGGCAACCACAACAGCGCCACCATCGACCAGCGCGGCACGGGGCTCAACAGCGCCGTGACCCAGGCCGGCAACGGCCAGCAGGTCCACATCACCCAGTACCGCTAG
- a CDS encoding Ig-like domain-containing protein produces the protein MNTWSRRALCAAGFTLTLSSAAWAALSEVDPGPYTFATGGYPMWYKDANNLALELCQSRATSTRAPGGPGAPAYMCTLLPEPGVYDDALPLVFPDNWPPEMFWFLAETEIPQVGNSGYELEVYVAGLEAAFAAENPVEGDQQSFARIRIRASVPRTGTYTITHPYGVETVNVTTAGRRAINITRDIGIGAPGNFSGALNGNLGPFLRGVGGPYTEVNPDTGATETFVGDPNITEAVTGSPNNTNFVRIQGPAGTIQTNVFTVSGKVLDQRQQTPVTLERATYQRNAAGTRVEVFAKAPNSASLCLRNGLALVGSPPSPCQFSMLADNNGLFFNQQLSQAVPPSVVVVTASSPTGTTRPTALSSKLSDVVKVGTARYDWSAKRLLIEARSSDEVVVPDLLVQGFGRMSKSGVQQSLTVNDLAQPPASITVKSAHGGFDVEPVVVVGNAPVQAENQAPVAQADSASTSVGIPITLNLLANDSDPDGNVPLSIADLTQPGTGLGGVVLNGTTAVTYTPPAGATSPLVATFSYRAQDAKGLKSPVTTVTVNVAPNRPPTAVADSAATLGVPLTINALANDTDPEGNLPLTIASVTQPTPAGRGTVSTDGNVITYTPPATVSAAFTTSFTYVARDAIGATSTPGTVTVQVSPRPAQETFAVTAATVTARSNNRFNWDISGTSSVTTGNTITVRVTTTSGVQTLGTTTVPVTGRWRLTVSNSTTLIPTAAPTATVTSSQGTTRTTNVVVQ, from the coding sequence ATGAATACTTGGTCGCGTCGCGCGCTCTGCGCCGCCGGTTTCACCCTCACCCTCAGCAGCGCGGCCTGGGCCGCACTGTCGGAGGTCGACCCCGGCCCCTACACCTTCGCCACCGGGGGCTACCCCATGTGGTACAAGGACGCCAACAACCTCGCCCTGGAGCTGTGCCAGTCGCGTGCCACCAGCACCCGCGCGCCCGGTGGGCCCGGTGCCCCGGCCTACATGTGTACCCTGCTGCCCGAACCCGGGGTCTATGACGATGCCCTGCCGCTGGTGTTCCCGGACAACTGGCCACCGGAGATGTTCTGGTTCCTGGCCGAGACCGAGATCCCCCAGGTGGGCAACAGCGGCTACGAGCTGGAAGTCTACGTGGCAGGCCTCGAGGCAGCCTTCGCCGCTGAAAATCCTGTCGAAGGCGATCAGCAGAGCTTCGCCCGCATCCGTATCCGCGCCTCCGTGCCGCGCACCGGCACCTACACCATCACCCACCCCTATGGCGTCGAGACGGTCAACGTGACCACGGCGGGCCGGCGAGCGATCAACATCACCCGCGACATCGGCATCGGTGCCCCCGGCAACTTCAGCGGCGCGCTGAACGGCAACCTCGGCCCGTTCCTGCGCGGTGTCGGCGGCCCATACACCGAGGTCAACCCGGACACCGGCGCCACCGAGACCTTCGTCGGCGACCCGAACATCACCGAGGCGGTCACCGGCAGCCCGAACAACACCAACTTCGTGCGCATCCAGGGCCCGGCGGGCACCATCCAGACCAACGTTTTCACCGTCTCCGGCAAAGTCCTCGACCAACGCCAGCAAACCCCGGTGACGCTGGAACGCGCCACCTACCAGCGCAACGCCGCCGGCACCCGCGTCGAAGTCTTCGCCAAGGCGCCGAACAGCGCCAGCCTGTGCCTGCGCAACGGCCTGGCGCTGGTCGGCTCGCCGCCTTCGCCCTGCCAGTTCAGCATGCTCGCCGACAACAACGGGTTGTTTTTCAACCAGCAACTGAGCCAGGCGGTGCCACCGTCGGTAGTGGTGGTCACCGCCAGCAGCCCGACCGGCACCACCCGCCCGACCGCGCTGTCGAGCAAACTCAGCGATGTGGTCAAGGTCGGCACGGCTCGCTATGACTGGAGCGCCAAGCGCTTGCTGATCGAAGCCCGCTCCAGCGACGAAGTCGTGGTGCCGGACTTGCTGGTCCAGGGCTTCGGGCGGATGTCCAAGTCCGGCGTCCAGCAAAGCCTCACGGTCAACGACCTGGCCCAGCCGCCGGCCAGCATCACGGTCAAGTCGGCGCATGGTGGTTTCGACGTGGAACCGGTGGTGGTGGTCGGCAACGCCCCGGTGCAGGCCGAGAACCAAGCCCCCGTGGCCCAGGCCGACAGCGCCAGCACCAGTGTCGGCATACCGATCACCCTCAACCTGCTGGCCAACGACAGCGACCCGGACGGCAACGTGCCGCTGAGCATCGCCGACCTCACCCAACCGGGCACCGGCCTGGGCGGCGTGGTGCTGAACGGCACCACGGCAGTGACCTACACCCCGCCGGCCGGGGCCACCTCGCCGCTGGTGGCGACCTTCAGCTACCGCGCGCAAGACGCCAAGGGCCTGAAATCGCCGGTCACCACCGTGACTGTCAACGTCGCGCCGAACCGTCCACCAACCGCAGTGGCCGATAGCGCCGCCACCCTCGGCGTGCCACTGACCATCAACGCCCTGGCCAACGACACCGACCCGGAAGGCAACCTGCCACTGACCATCGCCAGCGTCACCCAGCCGACCCCGGCCGGGCGCGGCACGGTGAGCACCGACGGCAACGTGATCACCTACACGCCACCGGCCACGGTCAGCGCGGCGTTCACCACCAGCTTCACCTACGTCGCCCGTGACGCGATCGGTGCCACCTCGACGCCCGGCACGGTCACGGTGCAGGTATCGCCACGACCGGCCCAGGAGACCTTCGCAGTCACCGCGGCGACGGTCACGGCGCGCTCCAACAACCGCTTCAACTGGGACATCAGCGGCACGTCCTCGGTGACCACCGGCAACACCATCACGGTGCGGGTGACCACCACCAGCGGCGTGCAGACCCTGGGCACCACCACCGTGCCGGTCACCGGCCGCTGGCGCCTGACGGTGAGCAACAGCACCACGCTGATCCCGACCGCCGCGCCAACCGCGACCGTGACCAGCAGCCAGGGCACCACTCGCACCACCAACGTGGTCGTGCAGTAG
- a CDS encoding sigma-54-dependent Fis family transcriptional regulator — MARQLPTTTANDPLQQSRLVRLKLASEGELPCGMLRDEIDASWRRSLGHGLDCLQGEQVGLGIRHGLDLNTLLEHNRLLIDAATPELDYLIKRQGKNGIVILGDAQANVLTIDGQKHVLEREGLRDLHPGSCWSEALRGTNAIGTAVVEGQPTLINCGEHYLDRLSPFSCTSVPLRDPRGEVIGVLDVTREGVMAQPQDSLSTLLLAAGNIEGRLFGLYHPEHLVLAFHSRPQYLASAWQGLLALSLEGEVLAANDNACQLLQMPRQALLGRRSSDLLGERSPAFIARLWQGGVSSVQTAAGEFFFRALQLPRHARISGPSPIAKPAAPKAQALEALAGGDARLARALRMARQGLANGLPVLLLGETGTGKEVVARALHQAGPRADKPFVAVNCAAIPEGLIESELFGYRDGAFTGSRRGGMVGRLMQAHGGTLFLDEIGDMPLALQARLLRVLQERRVAPLGAGDEQDIDVALICATHRDLKRRVADQHFREDLYYRVNGVSLRLPALRERDDLATIIQGLLDKAGARAVSLDPALVALLENFDWPGNIRQLEMVVRTALAMREEGEQVLTLDHLTDCLLDELASGAAPSGSLRDNELELIRAALARHQGNVSAAAEALGISRATLYRKLKQLRG; from the coding sequence ATGGCGCGACAACTTCCAACAACAACCGCCAACGACCCCTTGCAGCAATCCCGCCTAGTCCGCCTCAAGCTTGCCAGCGAAGGCGAACTGCCCTGCGGCATGCTGCGCGACGAGATCGACGCCTCCTGGCGGCGCAGCCTTGGCCATGGCCTGGACTGCCTGCAGGGCGAGCAGGTCGGCCTGGGTATTCGCCACGGCCTGGACCTGAACACGTTGCTGGAACACAACCGCCTGCTGATCGACGCGGCCACCCCCGAGCTTGACTACCTGATCAAGCGCCAGGGAAAGAACGGTATCGTCATCCTCGGTGACGCCCAGGCCAACGTGCTGACGATCGACGGCCAGAAACACGTGCTCGAGCGCGAGGGCCTGCGCGACCTGCACCCTGGCAGTTGCTGGAGCGAGGCCCTGCGCGGCACCAATGCCATCGGCACGGCGGTGGTCGAGGGCCAGCCGACCCTGATCAACTGCGGCGAGCACTACCTGGACCGGCTCAGCCCGTTCTCCTGCACCTCGGTGCCGCTGCGTGATCCGCGTGGCGAAGTGATCGGCGTGCTCGACGTGACCCGTGAAGGGGTCATGGCCCAGCCCCAGGACAGCCTGTCCACGTTGCTGCTCGCCGCCGGCAATATCGAAGGCAGGTTGTTCGGGCTCTACCATCCCGAGCATTTGGTGCTGGCCTTCCACAGCCGCCCGCAATACTTGGCCAGCGCCTGGCAGGGCCTGTTGGCGCTGAGCCTGGAGGGCGAGGTGCTGGCAGCCAACGACAATGCCTGCCAGCTGTTGCAGATGCCACGCCAGGCGCTACTCGGGCGGCGCAGCAGCGACCTGTTGGGCGAGCGCTCGCCGGCGTTCATCGCGCGCCTGTGGCAGGGCGGTGTCAGCAGCGTGCAGACGGCGGCGGGCGAATTCTTTTTCCGGGCGCTGCAACTGCCACGACATGCGCGCATCAGCGGCCCGTCGCCGATCGCCAAGCCAGCAGCGCCGAAGGCCCAGGCACTGGAAGCGCTGGCCGGTGGCGATGCGCGCCTGGCGCGTGCCTTGCGCATGGCCCGCCAGGGTTTGGCGAACGGGTTGCCGGTGCTGCTGCTGGGCGAAACCGGCACCGGCAAGGAGGTGGTTGCCCGTGCCCTGCACCAGGCCGGTCCGCGTGCCGACAAGCCATTCGTGGCGGTCAACTGCGCGGCGATTCCCGAGGGGCTGATCGAGTCCGAGCTGTTCGGCTACCGCGACGGCGCCTTCACCGGCTCGCGCCGGGGCGGCATGGTCGGGCGGCTGATGCAGGCCCATGGCGGCACGCTGTTCCTCGACGAGATCGGCGACATGCCGCTGGCCCTGCAGGCGCGCCTGCTGCGTGTACTGCAGGAGCGCCGGGTGGCGCCCCTTGGCGCTGGCGACGAGCAGGACATCGACGTGGCGCTGATCTGCGCCACCCATCGCGATCTCAAACGCCGAGTCGCCGACCAGCACTTCCGCGAAGACCTCTACTACCGGGTCAATGGCGTGTCCCTGCGCCTGCCGGCACTGCGCGAGCGCGACGACCTGGCAACGATCATCCAGGGCCTGCTGGACAAGGCCGGGGCCCGTGCTGTCAGCCTCGACCCGGCACTGGTCGCGCTGCTGGAGAACTTCGACTGGCCGGGTAACATCCGCCAGCTGGAAATGGTGGTGCGCACCGCCCTGGCAATGCGCGAGGAGGGTGAGCAGGTGCTGACCCTCGACCACCTCACCGACTGCCTGCTCGACGAACTGGCCAGCGGCGCCGCGCCGTCCGGCAGCCTGCGCGACAACGAACTGGAACTGATCCGCGCCGCGCTGGCCCGGCACCAGGGCAATGTCTCGGCCGCCGCCGAGGCCCTGGGCATCAGCCGGGCGACGCTGTATCGCAAGCTCAAGCAGTTGCGTGGTTGA
- a CDS encoding ABC transporter ATP-binding protein → MGGLFSRLIESSDPQLMRQALAWLYGFVRPQRGAIGVLLGLSLGASLLALAQPWLVKTLIDEGLLAKDYQTLWHMAAIMIVAGLLGTLLAGINRYLHTRLSGRILFALRDDLYRHLQQLSPTFYGRRRTGDILSRLDGDVAEIQRFAVDSLFSAVSALIGLVGAVALMLMLSWQLSLLLALLIPLEVLWLRWMRRKVEREVRSLRERSADVSSFLVETLPAMKFIQAAGQQRREAERLEQLGQGYMGQLLKVQVTEFFTQAVPGTLTSWCRACAFLVGGWWVIQGTWQLGALIAFSTYMGMAVGPVQSLLGLYVAVQRMAVSLGRVMELKREPVAVRPAQAPQPIADGPGTLRLEGVHFAHDERQGAVLRGADASLPGGLKIAISGASGVGKSTLIDLLQRFYDPDTGRILLDGTDLRQLDLQALRRRIAVVSQDIVLFRGSLAQNLAYSTPEATREQLEAVVRLTRLDTLRDSLPLGLDGLLGERGQQLSGGQKQRIAIARALLQQPAILVLDEATSAVDEATEREVIAAIDQLFAGRTRILISHRASTLADADLHLHLSDGLLRVKEPAKHAQ, encoded by the coding sequence ATGGGCGGACTGTTCTCCCGATTGATCGAATCCAGCGATCCGCAGTTGATGCGCCAGGCCCTGGCCTGGCTTTACGGCTTCGTGCGCCCGCAGCGTGGCGCCATCGGCGTGCTCCTGGGGTTGTCCCTGGGCGCCTCGCTGCTGGCCCTGGCGCAACCCTGGCTGGTCAAGACGCTGATCGACGAGGGCCTGCTGGCCAAGGATTACCAGACCCTCTGGCACATGGCGGCGATCATGATCGTTGCCGGCCTGCTCGGCACGTTGCTGGCGGGGATCAACCGCTACCTGCACACGCGCCTGTCCGGGCGCATCCTGTTCGCCCTGCGCGACGACTTGTACCGACACCTGCAACAACTTTCGCCGACCTTCTACGGGCGCCGGCGCACCGGTGACATCCTGTCGCGGCTCGATGGCGATGTCGCCGAGATCCAGCGCTTTGCCGTGGACTCGCTGTTCTCGGCGGTGTCGGCGCTGATCGGCCTGGTCGGCGCGGTGGCCTTGATGCTGATGCTGTCCTGGCAGCTGTCGCTGCTGCTGGCGTTGCTGATTCCGCTCGAAGTGCTGTGGCTGCGCTGGATGCGACGCAAGGTCGAGCGCGAGGTACGCAGCCTGCGCGAACGTTCGGCGGATGTGTCGTCGTTCCTGGTCGAGACGCTGCCGGCGATGAAGTTCATCCAGGCCGCCGGCCAGCAGCGGCGCGAGGCCGAGCGCCTCGAACAGTTGGGGCAGGGCTACATGGGGCAGTTGCTCAAGGTGCAGGTCACTGAGTTCTTTACCCAGGCGGTGCCCGGCACGCTGACTTCCTGGTGCCGGGCCTGCGCATTCCTGGTCGGTGGCTGGTGGGTGATCCAGGGCACCTGGCAACTGGGCGCGCTGATCGCCTTTTCTACCTACATGGGCATGGCTGTAGGCCCGGTGCAGAGCCTGCTGGGGCTGTACGTGGCGGTGCAGCGCATGGCGGTGAGCCTGGGACGGGTGATGGAGCTCAAGCGCGAACCGGTCGCGGTGCGGCCCGCCCAAGCTCCGCAGCCGATCGCCGACGGGCCCGGCACGTTGCGGCTCGAAGGCGTGCATTTTGCCCACGATGAGCGCCAGGGCGCTGTGCTGCGCGGTGCCGATGCCAGTTTGCCGGGCGGGCTCAAAATCGCCATCAGCGGCGCGTCGGGCGTCGGCAAATCGACCCTGATCGACCTGCTGCAGCGGTTCTACGATCCCGACACCGGGCGCATCCTGCTCGATGGTACCGACCTGCGCCAACTCGACTTGCAGGCCTTGCGTCGGCGCATTGCGGTGGTCAGCCAGGACATCGTGCTGTTCCGTGGCAGCCTGGCGCAGAACCTCGCCTACAGCACGCCCGAAGCGACCCGTGAGCAGCTGGAAGCGGTGGTGCGCCTGACCCGCCTGGATACTTTGCGCGACAGCCTGCCACTGGGCCTGGACGGGCTGCTCGGTGAGCGTGGGCAGCAGCTTTCCGGTGGCCAGAAGCAACGGATCGCCATCGCCCGGGCGCTGCTGCAGCAACCGGCGATCCTGGTGCTCGACGAGGCCACCTCGGCGGTGGACGAAGCCACCGAGCGCGAAGTGATCGCCGCCATCGATCAGCTGTTTGCCGGGCGCACGCGCATCCTGATCAGCCACCGTGCCTCGACCCTGGCCGATGCCGACCTGCACCTGCACTTGAGCGACGGCCTGCTGCGGGTCAAGGAGCCTGCCAAGCATGCCCAGTGA
- the qhpE gene encoding subtilisin-like serine protease QhpE, translating to MPSELRVGLIDSGCSPAQAAMLLDARRFWLADGVLQEGAVLPDALGHGSAVLERFRSEAGAMPLLLAQVFEGQWSTSALQVAAALLWLVEEGASVINLSLGLHQDRPVLRQACAEAQAAGVLLCASSPARGEPVYPASYPGVIRVTGDARCAPGQWSWLGTAQADFGAYVGTTGAAGASLACGAFSGRLAALLRNRPGADHLALIHWLKQHAAFTGPERKGQADG from the coding sequence ATGCCCAGTGAACTGCGCGTTGGCCTGATCGACAGCGGCTGCTCGCCCGCTCAGGCCGCCATGCTGCTCGATGCCCGGCGCTTCTGGTTGGCGGACGGCGTGCTGCAGGAAGGCGCAGTGCTGCCCGATGCCCTTGGCCATGGCAGCGCCGTGCTCGAGCGTTTTCGCAGTGAGGCCGGGGCCATGCCGCTGCTGCTGGCCCAGGTGTTCGAGGGCCAGTGGAGCACCAGCGCCCTGCAAGTGGCTGCCGCGCTGCTGTGGCTGGTGGAAGAGGGCGCCAGTGTGATCAACCTGAGCCTGGGCCTGCACCAGGACCGCCCGGTGTTGCGCCAGGCCTGCGCCGAAGCCCAGGCCGCCGGGGTGCTGCTGTGTGCCTCCAGCCCGGCAAGGGGTGAACCGGTGTATCCAGCGAGCTACCCCGGGGTGATCCGGGTGACGGGTGATGCCCGCTGTGCGCCGGGTCAATGGTCCTGGCTGGGTACCGCCCAGGCCGATTTCGGTGCGTATGTGGGTACTACCGGTGCGGCAGGCGCGAGCCTGGCCTGTGGTGCCTTCAGCGGTCGCCTCGCCGCGCTGTTGCGCAATCGGCCTGGGGCGGACCACCTGGCGTTGATCCACTGGTTGAAGCAGCACGCGGCGTTCACGGGCCCGGAGCGCAAGGGGCAGGCTGATGGCTGA
- the qhpG gene encoding flavin-dependent monooxygenase QhpG codes for MADARIVVLGAGPAGAATALGLRRLGYAVTVVSDWRRFAAIEGVSQRVLDGLRHAGLGAALAQATTSAARQVQWNGQQLRLNQECLLDRQRFDRALRDDLRRAGVEVIEGRVREVLREGGHRVRLDDGQVLRGDFLVEARGRQAPLAEGRLRGPETVSLLNLWQGAPGPAASAVESLADGWAWMARLADGRCYWQVTLDAGTASLPGKAQLAAYCAERRRASAQVLALFDEQALAPAQVYARSSTATLAYACAGDDWLRVGDAAMAVDPLSGNGIFQSLSSALQAPVVINTLLRRPEHAALAQRFHQTRIEQLFLRFARIGRDFYAQEQLRASAAFWAARRAWPDAQPVHAQAAWGAVTLERRPVLREDFVEEAEVVVTADQPLGVWHLHGVELAPVVRGVRAGLSLHELLRDRSAQQQAMVRRWLLEQGCV; via the coding sequence ATGGCTGACGCACGCATCGTTGTGCTTGGCGCCGGCCCGGCCGGCGCGGCCACGGCCCTGGGGCTGCGCCGCCTGGGTTACGCGGTGACCGTGGTGAGCGACTGGCGCCGTTTCGCCGCCATCGAGGGGGTTTCCCAGCGCGTGCTCGACGGGCTCCGCCATGCCGGTCTGGGGGCGGCACTCGCGCAAGCCACCACCTCCGCCGCGCGGCAGGTGCAGTGGAATGGCCAACAGCTGCGCTTGAACCAGGAGTGCTTGCTCGACCGCCAGCGCTTCGACCGGGCGTTGCGTGATGACCTGCGCCGGGCCGGGGTCGAGGTGATCGAAGGCCGAGTACGCGAGGTGCTGCGCGAGGGTGGCCATCGGGTGCGCCTGGACGATGGCCAGGTCCTGCGCGGCGATTTTCTGGTCGAGGCCCGTGGCCGTCAGGCACCGCTGGCCGAAGGGCGTTTGCGCGGGCCGGAGACGGTCAGCCTGCTCAATCTCTGGCAGGGCGCACCGGGGCCCGCGGCTTCGGCGGTGGAGAGCCTGGCCGATGGCTGGGCGTGGATGGCGCGGCTGGCCGATGGCCGCTGCTACTGGCAAGTCACGCTGGATGCCGGTACGGCCAGCCTGCCGGGCAAGGCGCAGCTGGCGGCGTATTGCGCCGAACGCCGGCGTGCTTCGGCGCAGGTACTGGCGCTGTTCGATGAACAGGCCCTCGCTCCCGCGCAGGTGTATGCCCGTAGCAGCACGGCGACTTTGGCCTACGCCTGCGCAGGCGATGATTGGCTGCGGGTAGGGGATGCGGCGATGGCGGTCGACCCGCTGTCGGGCAACGGGATTTTCCAGTCGTTGTCATCGGCCTTGCAGGCGCCGGTGGTGATCAACACGCTGCTACGGCGGCCTGAGCACGCCGCCCTGGCGCAGCGCTTTCATCAGACGCGGATCGAGCAGTTGTTCCTGCGTTTTGCCCGGATTGGTCGGGACTTCTACGCCCAGGAGCAATTGCGGGCGAGTGCTGCGTTCTGGGCTGCGCGCCGCGCATGGCCGGATGCGCAACCGGTCCATGCGCAGGCCGCCTGGGGCGCGGTGACGCTCGAGCGTCGGCCCGTGTTGCGTGAGGATTTCGTGGAGGAGGCCGAGGTAGTGGTAACGGCAGACCAGCCGTTGGGGGTGTGGCACCTGCACGGGGTCGAGTTGGCGCCTGTGGTACGCGGGGTGCGGGCGGGGCTGTCGCTGCATGAGCTATTGCGAGATCGGTCTGCGCAGCAGCAGGCGATGGTGCGGCGGTGGCTGCTGGAACAGGGGTGTGTTTAA